The sequence ATAAATTTTATCAAGATAAAAAACTACACTCAAACCTTTAATTAAGATTGTGAGTGTAGTTAAAAAAATTTAGTTTTTAAATGTACTTCTATTATCTCTTATTTCATTTATATCTTCTTTAAACTTTGACATAGTTACTTTTTTTCCATCAACTCCATTATATCCAACTAATACTTTTTTATCTTCATATTCTTTTTTAGATAAATAATTTACATAAAAAATATAAAAATCTATTTCTTTAAAATTCATATTTTTAAATATTTTTAAATTTTTTATTGCTTCACTATCTCCATTAATTATAAAATTATTATCTTTTTCAGAAATAAATAATTTTTCCTCATCAATTATTTTATTTAAAATATAGTTATATCTTTCCTCTAATGGAGAATTATATTTCTCAATTAAATTTTTAAGTTTTTGACTAAACAGTATCTTTTTTTGCTCTTCTTCTATCATTTCTTTTAATTCAGTAAAACTCTTTAAAAAATCATTATCATTATAAATTTTTTCAAAACTTTTTCCTCTTGTTCCATATGGAAAAGCATATACAAATATTTCATATTTATTTCCTGTTTTCATTTCTAATAGCACCCTTTCATAATACTTAAAAAATAAGACTACATAATGAAAAGGATTTAAATAATCTGGTTCTGCATTATTTGATGGAATATGTCCTTTATCTATAACCTTTTGAATATTCAATAATGGGATTTCCATTTCTTTTAGTTTAAATTTTTTTAATAATATTCTCTTATATATTAATGTTCCATTTTCACAATAACACTCTTCTTTTGATATATAATATTTTAGACAATTTACTATAGCCCTTGTAATAAAATAAACCATAATTAATAAAATAACTATTATTACATAGATAATTGGCTTTGAAAAAATAAGTCCAACTAAAAATATTATTATAGCTATATCTGTAACTATAAGACTTATTAAAGCATAAATATATAAATTAAAAGGTTGTCTATTTTCTACTTTTTTCATGTTACCACTTTTTTAGCTCCTCTCTACCATCTATTATATCTTTAATTTTATAAATTGTATTTTTAGTATCAATAATTTTTTCTGAATTATTAGCAATTCCTCTTATAAAACTTTTTGTAGCGTCACTAGGTTTATCTAATTTAAATACATGAATATAACCTCCACTTCCTCCAATTTTTATTCTATTTTTAGAGAGATTTGCATCTCCATGAAAGTTTCCTTTGTTTCCACCTATAGATATTCCCCAATTAAATTGAAACCCAAAAAGATTAAATTTTACATCAACTCCACCTATAAATCCTTGAAAATCTTTTATAGGTTTTCCTTCCTCTTCATAAGAAGTCAAATCCCAGTCATATTTTGCAATTATTTTTCCTGCATCAGTTATATCTTCTTTACCATAATCAATTCCAAGTAAGCCTTGTCCACCTACAACAATACCAAATTCTTCTTCACCAGTTATAGGGTCTTTATTGTATATAACCCCTGCATCTCCTTCAACTCCTGCAACTACTTTTGTAACACTACCTTTAATTATAAATGCTTTATAATATTCTCTTCTATCCATAGGAATACTATCAGCAAGTTTCTTTCCTTCTTCTCCTGTTATTACATTCTTATTGTTTCTTATACTTGCTAAGGTATCTTCTGTTGCTTCCTTACTTACCATACCTTTTGTTCTATCTTCTAGTAATTTTCCTGTATGGTTTGCTATATCTTGGGATTTATCTATATCATCTTCTTTACTGTAATGTCCAAACTCATGTCCTAAAGCATTTAGTATTTGGTCTCTATTTGCACTTGCTAATTTCTTTCTATCAAATACTACTGTATTTGTTAATGTATCTGTATAATATGGTCCATTTGGGTCATTTACATCTGTTAATACCATCTTTATATCTGGTCCTTTATAACCTTTTGCTCTTAGGGCATCATTTAATAATTTATTCATTACTGATACTTGTTCTACTTGTGTTTCATCATCTATTTTTCCATTCTTTATTGCTTTTTTATCTAGTATTGATAAATATTCTGGATTTTTTTCTACTTGGTCACCTATTGCCCTCATCATTGAAGCTTGCTTATATCTTTCTAGTAAATCTCCTTTTGTATCTTTTGTACTTGTTAAAGCAGTTCCTATATCACCTAGTATTCCTCCAGCTTTCTTTAATTCTTCTTGCTTATCTTTACCTAATAAATCAGTATGAAGCTCTGCATCTAAATGTTTTTCTTCATCTTTTATTTTTTCTTGTGCTTTGCTAATATCTGTATTAAAACCTAAGTCTTCTGCGCTTGTTTTCTTTCCAGATATTTCAAAATCTGTATTTATTGCACTAGCTCTATTTATTTGTTCTTTATCTATCTTATCATGCTTTATTGATGTATTTGGTACATCAGTTCCAATAGTTATACCTCCACCAATATTTTCATATTTATTTTTATCTTCTAAATCTTTTACTACTACTTTATTGGCTGATACTTTTAATTTTTCTTTTTCATTTAAAGAACCTATTACAGCTCCTATATTTGTTAGACTATCTGTATCTACTTTTCGACCATTTCTTGCTATTAATGTAGTTTGCTTATTTACCCATTCTTTTTCTCCATTACCTTTACTTCCATTAATATTTGCACTAAAACTAGATGGATTTGCTAAGTCTATACTAAAGCTTCCTCCATATGAGCTATCTTCTCTTTCTGATTTATCTTGTTTACTTTCTATTACTACATTTTTAGCTTTAATATCTAATTTATCTGCTTCAACATTTGCACCAGATAGAGTTAAATTTTCTGAATTAGTTTTTAATTTTCCTCCTACATTAACTGTTGAGTTTATATAGTTTGTTCCATTTCCTCTACCTTTTGTTCCTGCTTTTGATACAGATAAATCTGCTATCTTTCCTTTACTTAAATCAGCACTTAATCCAATACCCATTTGTGAAGATGAATTAGATGATGTATAATTTTCTTCACTTGCCTTTATTGTAATATCTTTTTTAGCATTTAAATCTAAATCATTTCCTACTTTTACATCAGTACCTGAAATAGTTATACTTCCATTTTTAGATTTAATATTCATATTTCTTCCAGATACTAATGAACTTTTTTCTACTGTTTCATTATGTACTGATGATTTTGATTCACTCTTATTATATGAAATATTTGCTTTAAATACATCATTCATAATTTTTAGATTATCAAATCCAGCATCTGTTGCTCCATTATAGTTTGTATCTGCTACTGCTATTGTTGCTTTTGCCCCATCTTTAATAGCTCCTACTACTTTTGAAGCATTATTTAATATATCATAACTATTTCCTGAAAAATCTGTTAATTCCTTTATATTTTTTGCATTTTCAACAGTATTAACTATTGCAGAGTTTATTCCTACACTCGCTCCTATTCTTGATGAACTTTGCTTTGTAGTATTATCATAACTATTATTTGCTGTTGATATTTCTACTCCATTATCTCCTGATATATTTATATCATTTTTTGCATAGATATCTACTGATTTAGCTTTTACTTTATCTGTTGCTTCTATATTAATATCTTTGATATTATTTGAGAAGCTGTTTGATTTACTATATCTGTATCTGATGAAAATTTATCTTTTCCATATGATACTGATATTCCTTTTGGACTAAAAGAACCTGAGAAGCCTTTTTTAACTTCTTCATGTTTATTATATGATTTTGTTTCTAGTGGATTTATTTCTACATTTTTTCCTTTTAAATTAATACTTCCACTAGAAACTACTTTTACTCCTGAAAGTATTAGATTATTTTTACTATCATATTTTAAACCTTTATCTCCTGCTAGTGTTGCTGATAGTATTGCTTTTTCAGTATAATTTTCATCAGTTACTGATTTAGAAGTAAGCCCCATAAAACCTGTTTTAGTTTTCTTATGATAAGAATAATTAATATCCTTTACTCCTGCTTGTGTAATATTTCCATCAGCTTTTATTTGCCCTTCTGTATTTGCTTGAATATTACTTCCTAAAAGATTTATATCTTTACCACTTGTAATATTTACCTTATCTCCTATTATATTAGAAGCTACATTACGAGTTGCATAAGCTATTGATTCTTCTGAACTTGATTTTCCAAATTTACCTTTATTTGTTTCTTTATGAGCATAAAATCTGCTATCAGTTGCTGATACTACATTTACATTACCATCAGCTTTAATGTTAGCTTCATTCTTTGCAACTACATTTGAACCTTTAATATCAATATCTTTTTTAGCTTCCATATTAATATTTTTAGCTTCTATATTACTTGAAATATTGCTCTTGTTATCAATAGTTGTGTAATTATCTGAACTACCATCATGATAATATCTACTTTCTTCTAAGGTATCTATTTTTACATTTTTAGCTTTAATATCTAATTTTTCATCAGCTTTAATTTTTGCACCAGTATTTTGAATATTATTATCTGCATCAAGAGTTACATTTTTAGCTTGTATACTTGCTAAATTTTCTCCAGTAGTAACTGTATCCAAACCATAGCCATTAGTTCTTTGTGTGCTTAAATTAGAGATATCTTTAGCTGTGACAGTTAAATTCTCTTTAGCTTTAATATCTGCACCTATATTATCTACTGAATTTTTTGCTGTAATATTTACTGTATCTCCATCAATACTAGCTTTATTTGCACCAAGTATAGATTTATTTGTTAAATTATCTGTTGTAATAGTGATATTATTTGCAGATAAATTTCCAGTGTTTTGAATATCTTTAGCTGTAATTGCTAATTCTTGACCTGCTTCTATTGAAGCATTTTTGTCTTTTAATTTACTTAAAGTATTTTTTGTTAAATATACTTTTGGTACTAGAACTTTTTGTCCTTGAACTTCTTCTTCAACATACCATATTATATCTTTCTTTAATTTAGCAATTTGTTCTTTTGATAGCGCAATTCCTAATGATAAATTTAAATCTTCTTGTTCAGAAGCTGCATTATCATAAAGAGCTTTCATTTGTTCTTTTTCTGATTTATATCCACTTAAAAATCTTCTTCCTGTTCCTTCTAATATTGCCTTATTTATTAGTTTAGTTTCATAGAAAGAATCTCCTAAAAGTCTAATATTTCTATCAGGATTAAAACCAATTCTTTTAAAGAAATATTCTGAACCAAAAAACCTTGATTTATCAATAAAGTTAATATTAGTTTCTACTAAATATGAAAAACCAGGTTTATTATCTATATTATTATTTATTCTAAAAAGTCCTTTATCATTCTTAGGTAAATTAATATAGTCCTTAGTATCAATCTCTTCTTTTGGACTTATATTTTTAGGATTTAAAGTTATAATTCCAACATTGATATTTTTTTTATCTATATCAACTTTATCTAAATTGACAGTATTTTTATCAACATTAGTAGAAGTAGCTTTTTGATTTTTAGAATTAATAGTTACATTTTCTTTTGTTTCTATTCCATTACCAACTTTATTAGCTTCAATTTTTATATTTCCACCAGCAGATATTTTTGCATTATCTCCTGTACCTACATAAGTGATTACTTTTCCTTTAACAAAAACATCTCCCTTATCCCAAGGAGAACCAACAAGAACTTTACCATCCATAACTAATTTATTTCTTATATCATAAGGATTTCTAGCATTTCCATGGAATTCATACCCTCTTATGAATTCAATATTTCTTTCTACTTCTATATCATAATTTTTATTTATTAATCTATTAGCTTTTACTGTAATATCTTTATTAGCTAAGATATTTGATTCAAGGTTTTCTACATCATTTTTTGCTATTAAAGTTATATTTCCACCTGCTTTAATAGTTGATTTTTCACTTTTGTAGTTACTTTCTATTTTATCAGCTTTATTTAAATAAACTCCATCAATATATTTTCCTTCTTGCCAAGTCCATTGCCCTTTTTTACCATCTGAAGTCGTGAACTCTTCTCCCTTTCTTTTATCAAAACGAACATAGTCTTCTACTTTTTTTATCTCTGTACCGCTTGGAACAGAATATTTTCTAAAATATTCTTTAATTACTTCTATACTTAATTTATTGTATTTATCAATATTAATCTTAGACATATCAATATTACTTTGGTTTCCAGGAACAGTTCCTACAACTTTATGGTTACCTGTAACTTCAGCAAGATTTTTAATATCCTTTGCAACTATCCTTATATTTCTTTCACTTTCTATATCACCAACTCTATTTGTAAAAGTACCATTTTCAGAATTAATAGTAATATCTCCACTTGAATATATTTCTGCTTTATCATTTAAAAAATTTTCTTTAAAATCAACCTTCATATTATTAGTTGAATAAAGAAGTCCTTTATTTGTAATAGAATTTACATCAATAGTTAAGTCATTATCTGAAATTATATGTTTATCATTTACAACATCTTTTGCTTCTATTTTAAGTTTACCTAGTGAGCTTATTACTCCTGTATTAGTAATATTTCCAGTAGTTTTTAATTTATTTTCTATTCCTTCTCCAAATAAAAGGTTACCTTCATTTTTTAAGGAATTTGCAGTAATAGTTAAATTTGCTTCTGATCCTATTATACTATTTACGCCATTATTTGATATTTCATTAGCAGTTATATTTAAGTTACTGCTACTACTTATTTTATTATTATTAATTAAGTTTCCAGTTAAATTAAATTTTATTTTTCCATCATTTTCTAAATTTCCATTATTTTCCAATGATTTTGCATTGATATTTAAACTATCATTTGCTGTGTATTTACCATCTAATTTTAAATCATTAGAAGTTTTTATATTTATATTTTTAATAGCTTGAATAATACCATTATTATTTTTAATATCAGAAGTATTGATATTAGCATTTAAAGAAGTTATTTTTCCATTTATATTATTTAAAGATTTTTCAATATTAATATTTTTAGCTATTAAAGTTTTAGAATTTTGTAATTTATCAGTATTTAAATTTTCACCTACTTTGATAGTATTAGAGTTAGTTATGTCCTTAG is a genomic window of Fusobacterium nucleatum containing:
- a CDS encoding two-partner secretion domain-containing protein, whose product is MKRSLKKLIAIFMLFLHIISLADGIVPDNSASKNLQVDKAANGVPLVNIEAPDNNGTSHNVYKDYNVDGRGAILNNSKDLTNSQLGGLIYGNPNLQNSKEASTIINEVSGVNKSRIEGYQEIVGKRANYILANPNGIYINGAGFINTGNVTFTTGRGNNLLNPEKGMIEIAGKGLDLRNINKAELIARVAELSAPIYGGEEVNLKLGNQGKSNKPEYALDARALGSIYAGRINIIVNEDGVGVKTQAPMYATKGDVVISSKGKVYLKDTQAKRDIKISSTETEIGSKLLAENAINIKSGKTSNSGQIRANNNITINGNVDSSNLIFTNKDITISGNLKNSGNVSSSNLNVKEIENSNKVVVEEKLSSTKITNLGNLSAKEIEKTNIFNSGKLFSKNITAKDFKNNGEVSSENLTTTNLENSNKINVKENINSNSIVNKTNAEITSKNLNTNNLDNRGNITIINNVSSGVIANNGKLLVGNTINSQNLTNTATVQGKTLDIKNKINSSGKILSDNILTKDIFSSGNISAKVITTQELINSGEIISNNLSSNNINNSKNIFVNGNLKISNNLNNSGVIEGLELNTNSIENTGNITIKNKLTSQNLNNKKNTANVNAGFLDVHNKISSVGNIKAITMKTNNLDNSGNILTNSLTTAENINKGSITAKNISNQNLVNSGSVISDNITVADNITNTNNIFANEKISADKISNSNKLVAKNTEITKLTNDGNIVVKENLKAKDITNSNTIKVGENLNTDKLQNSKTLIAKNINIEKSLNNINGKITSLNANINTSDIKNNNGIIQAIKNINIKTSNDLKLDGKYTANDSLNINAKSLENNGNLENDGKIKFNLTGNLINNNKISSSSNLNITANEISNNGVNSIIGSEANLTITANSLKNEGNLLFGEGIENKLKTTGNITNTGVISSLGKLKIEAKDVVNDKHIISDNDLTIDVNSITNKGLLYSTNNMKVDFKENFLNDKAEIYSSGDITINSENGTFTNRVGDIESERNIRIVAKDIKNLAEVTGNHKVVGTVPGNQSNIDMSKINIDKYNKLSIEVIKEYFRKYSVPSGTEIKKVEDYVRFDKRKGEEFTTSDGKKGQWTWQEGKYIDGVYLNKADKIESNYKSEKSTIKAGGNITLIAKNDVENLESNILANKDITVKANRLINKNYDIEVERNIEFIRGYEFHGNARNPYDIRNKLVMDGKVLVGSPWDKGDVFVKGKVITYVGTGDNAKISAGGNIKIEANKVGNGIETKENVTINSKNQKATSTNVDKNTVNLDKVDIDKKNINVGIITLNPKNISPKEEIDTKDYINLPKNDKGLFRINNNIDNKPGFSYLVETNINFIDKSRFFGSEYFFKRIGFNPDRNIRLLGDSFYETKLINKAILEGTGRRFLSGYKSEKEQMKALYDNAASEQEDLNLSLGIALSKEQIAKLKKDIIWYVEEEVQGQKVLVPKVYLTKNTLSKLKDKNASIEAGQELAITAKDIQNTGNLSANNITITTDNLTNKSILGANKASIDGDTVNITAKNSVDNIGADIKAKENLTVTAKDISNLSTQRTNGYGLDTVTTGENLASIQAKNVTLDADNNIQNTGAKIKADEKLDIKAKNVKIDTLEESRYYHDGSSDNYTTIDNKSNISSNIEAKNINMEAKKDIDIKGSNVVAKNEANIKADGNVNVVSATDSRFYAHKETNKGKFGKSSSEESIAYATRNVASNIIGDKVNITSGKDINLLGSNIQANTEGQIKADGNITQAGVKDINYSYHKKTKTGFMGLTSKSVTDENYTEKAILSATLAGDKGLKYDSKNNLILSGVKVVSSGSINLKGKNVEINPLETKSYNKHEEVKKGFSGSFSPKGISVSYGKDKFSSDTDIVNQTASQIISKILI
- a CDS encoding hemagglutinin repeat-containing protein, whose amino-acid sequence is MNDVFKANISYNKSESKSSVHNETVEKSSLVSGRNMNIKSKNGSITISGTDVKVGNDLDLNAKKDITIKASEENYTSSNSSSQMGIGLSADLSKGKIADLSVSKAGTKGRGNGTNYINSTVNVGGKLKTNSENLTLSGANVEADKLDIKAKNVVIESKQDKSEREDSSYGGSFSIDLANPSSFSANINGSKGNGEKEWVNKQTTLIARNGRKVDTDSLTNIGAVIGSLNEKEKLKVSANKVVVKDLEDKNKYENIGGGITIGTDVPNTSIKHDKIDKEQINRASAINTDFEISGKKTSAEDLGFNTDISKAQEKIKDEEKHLDAELHTDLLGKDKQEELKKAGGILGDIGTALTSTKDTKGDLLERYKQASMMRAIGDQVEKNPEYLSILDKKAIKNGKIDDETQVEQVSVMNKLLNDALRAKGYKGPDIKMVLTDVNDPNGPYYTDTLTNTVVFDRKKLASANRDQILNALGHEFGHYSKEDDIDKSQDIANHTGKLLEDRTKGMVSKEATEDTLASIRNNKNVITGEEGKKLADSIPMDRREYYKAFIIKGSVTKVVAGVEGDAGVIYNKDPITGEEEFGIVVGGQGLLGIDYGKEDITDAGKIIAKYDWDLTSYEEEGKPIKDFQGFIGGVDVKFNLFGFQFNWGISIGGNKGNFHGDANLSKNRIKIGGSGGYIHVFKLDKPSDATKSFIRGIANNSEKIIDTKNTIYKIKDIIDGREELKKW